The sequence AATCGACTCATCGCATGTAGTTATTTTACCATGAATATCCACAAACTGTCAAGAAGTGAGGTGCTTGCTTTTAAATCGTACAAAAGAGCCACCTATCTTGTTTTTTGCCACTCAAGGCTTTTCACAAGCCCTTCAATCGTCTTTTGCATCCAGACGATATCATGCCATTGGTTGAACTTATAGCCAATTTTTGGGAAATGAGCGACTTGAATATAGCCCCGCTTTTTATGCATGGAAATGCTCGCTTCGTTAGGAACTGCGATACAAGCCAGAAAGCGTAAGTAGCCTCGTGTTTGTAACTCCTCTTCTAAGGCAGTATAAAGAGCTGATCCAATCCCTTGTCCACGCGCCTCTTTCGCTATATAAATAGACAATTCAGTGGTCCAATCATAGGCAGCCCGTGCATAATAGGTCGAGGCATAGGCATAACCCACAACTTTCCCATCAACTTCTGCGACTAAATAAGGAAATTTGGGTAGCGTTTTTGTGATGCGTCTTTCAAATTCCTGGACAGTCGGCACATCGACCTCAAAGGTGATGGCTGTCTCTGTCACATAAGGTTGGTAAATCGCTCGGATAGTCGCTGCATCACTAATCTGAACGGGTCGAATAATCATGGTGCCCTCCTAAATAAATTACACCTAGTATACCGATAAGGCTTCTTACTGTCAATGAAGGATTGTAATGAACTTATTGTTTCACTTTTTAGCAAAAGAAATTAAATAGAGAAAAGTTGAGAAATCTGTCTCAAGCTTTTTAGATTAATTAGCTTATTTACTTGAAAACTGGCTATTGTAGAGCTCATAGTAGAATCCTTTGTCTGCCAACAAGGATTGGTGGTTTCCTTGTTCGATGATTTGTCCATCTTTGAGGACAAGAATTTTATCTGCTTCTTGAATGGTAGACAAGCGGTGAGCAATGACAAAGCTAGTCCGCCCTTTCATCAAATTCTTCATAGCTTTTTGAATCAAGAGCTCTAAACGCGTATCGACAGAAGACGTCGCTTCATCCAAAATCAAAATCTTAGGATCAGCAAGGAGCGCACGCGCAATAGTTAAGAGTTGCTTTTGGCCTAGAGAAATATTGCTAGACTCCTGGTTCATTTCCATATTGTAACCACCAGGAAGTGTCCTGATAAAGTGATCGACATTGGCTGCCTTTGCAGCTTCAACAATGTCTTCATCCGTTGCTTCTAGGTTACCAAAACGAAGATTTTCTTTGATGGTTCCTTCGTACAACCAAGCATCCTGAAGGACCATCCCAAATTGCTTACGGTAATCTTGGCGAGACAGATGGCGAATATCATGACCATCCACCGTAATCGATCCCGCAGTCACGTCGTAAAAGCGCATGAGCAGATTAATCAGGGTTGTTTTACCTGCTCCGGTAGGACCGACAATAGCCACCATTTCACCTGGTTTCACTTCTAGGTTAAAATCACGAATCAAGGGTTTATCCACTACATATTGGAAATCAACATGTTTAAAGCTAACCTGACCTGTCAAATCTCCAGAGAGTATTTCTGTCACATCTGCCACTTCATCTGGTTCATCCATGACTTGGAAAATCCGATCTAGAGACGACTTAGCACTCTGGAGTTGACCGGCCAATTGGGTCAAGTTTTGAATGGGTTGATTGATCTGCCAGACATATTGGACGAAAGCCTGCATATTCCCGACTGTCAAACGACCTGCTAACACTTGCAAGCCACCCATCAAAGCGATCATCAGATAGGTCAAATCTGAAATTCCATTTAAAATCGGCATCATTAAGCCGGAAATGAAGTTGGCCTTGAATCCTACCTTTTGTAGATGATGGGTAATATCATGAAACTCTTCCTGGGAAGATTTTTCTCGGACATAGAGCTTAAGGACATTGAAACCTGTTAAATTTTCTTGAACGAAGCCGTTCATTGCCCCCAAAACATCTGCCTGCTCTTTAAAGTAAGGCTGAGATTTTTTCATGATAAATCGAGCACTGAAATAAGTGATTGGAATGGACAGGATGACCACTAGACCCAGCTGGATATTTAAGAATAAGACCATGCTGATGACAAAAAGCAAGGTAAAGATGGCATTAACGATTTGTAAGAAGGACTGTTGCAAGGCATTCGAGACTGTTTCGACATCGCTAGTAAAACGTCCTAACAAATCACCAAACTGATGCCGGTCAAAATAGGAAACCGGAATGTGATTGATTTTATGAGACAAATCATTTCGCATGTCCTGAACGGTCTTTTGAACAGCATTGGTCATAAAATAGTTGGAATAATAAGATCCCAACTCATAGAGGACCCCACGGAATAGATAGAGCGTCATAATGATAGCGATATAGGAGGTATTCAGACTTGCTCCCGAAAGGCCTTTTGCCATATCCATGAGATTTTTTGTTAACTCCGTAATAGCAAGCCCCAAAACAAAGGGTTCGACAACACTCATGACGACACTCAGGATTTTTAAGAAAATGGACAAGCAAACTTCCAAGCGATAGGCTCTCAAGTAAGTCCATAGTCTACTAAAACTGTTTTGTTCTTGTTTCATCTGCTTCTCCTTTCTATTCTTCTGTCAATGATGGACTATCGAGCTGCGAATTAGCGATCTCACGATAGATCTCATTACTTTCCATCAATTCATCGTGGGTTCCTCTACCAACGATCTCTCCATGGTCCAAGACAATAATTTGATCCGCATCCATAATGGTTCCCACACGTTGCGCTACAATCAAGACAGTCGCATCTCCTGTGACTTCTTTGAGACGCTTCCGTAAAGTGGCATCCGTCTTGTAGTCCAAGGCAGAGAAGGAATCATCAAAAATAAAGACATCTGGATCTTTGACAACAGCACGAGCAATGGACAAGCGTTGTTTTTGACCACCTGAAAGGTTGCTTCCACCTTCTGCCAAATGCGTATCAAAGCCTTCCTCGCGACTGTCAATAAATTCCTTAGCTTGGGAAATATCTGCTGCTTGTTCTA comes from Streptococcus parasanguinis ATCC 15912 and encodes:
- a CDS encoding GNAT family N-acetyltransferase: MIIRPVQISDAATIRAIYQPYVTETAITFEVDVPTVQEFERRITKTLPKFPYLVAEVDGKVVGYAYASTYYARAAYDWTTELSIYIAKEARGQGIGSALYTALEEELQTRGYLRFLACIAVPNEASISMHKKRGYIQVAHFPKIGYKFNQWHDIVWMQKTIEGLVKSLEWQKTR
- a CDS encoding ABC transporter ATP-binding protein, with the protein product MKQEQNSFSRLWTYLRAYRLEVCLSIFLKILSVVMSVVEPFVLGLAITELTKNLMDMAKGLSGASLNTSYIAIIMTLYLFRGVLYELGSYYSNYFMTNAVQKTVQDMRNDLSHKINHIPVSYFDRHQFGDLLGRFTSDVETVSNALQQSFLQIVNAIFTLLFVISMVLFLNIQLGLVVILSIPITYFSARFIMKKSQPYFKEQADVLGAMNGFVQENLTGFNVLKLYVREKSSQEEFHDITHHLQKVGFKANFISGLMMPILNGISDLTYLMIALMGGLQVLAGRLTVGNMQAFVQYVWQINQPIQNLTQLAGQLQSAKSSLDRIFQVMDEPDEVADVTEILSGDLTGQVSFKHVDFQYVVDKPLIRDFNLEVKPGEMVAIVGPTGAGKTTLINLLMRFYDVTAGSITVDGHDIRHLSRQDYRKQFGMVLQDAWLYEGTIKENLRFGNLEATDEDIVEAAKAANVDHFIRTLPGGYNMEMNQESSNISLGQKQLLTIARALLADPKILILDEATSSVDTRLELLIQKAMKNLMKGRTSFVIAHRLSTIQEADKILVLKDGQIIEQGNHQSLLADKGFYYELYNSQFSSK